A segment of the Populus alba chromosome 9, ASM523922v2, whole genome shotgun sequence genome:
ACAGCACCAACCAACAGCGAAAAATGACCTTGCGAGATGAGTTACTCGTCGATGATGAGTATGATAATGCGTTCCCAGCACCAACGATTTCAGGCTGGTGGAAGGAAAAACTGGGCTTAAAGAGGGGTCACATTGCACCTAAGAAGAGCGATAGGGCCGCTGGGGTTTTGGATAGAGTTGTTGAAGAGAGGCCTATTTCTGTTCATGAAGAGGGACTGGCTAACAAGAGAACACAGGTGCGACAAAAAcctgttttctttccttttcctttcgattttttatttttacttttttgatATCTGAAGTTACAGTTGGCAACAAGAATTAACGAAATCTAATTTGGCTTCTTTATATGTTACAGGAAGTGTTGGTTGAAGGAGGGTTAAGTTGTAGAGATGGTGCAATGAAATGTTATCCAAAGTGAAAGAGAGTCAAATCCTGGGATGTGAGGGAGAGAGACATGGCCATTTTTTCAAAGGAGGGAAATTTCATTTATCTCTGCTGTGCACTGTGAGACTGCAACAGAGCTGAGATTTTGTCTaacttattcttcttcttcttcttcttcttctttttctggttATTTTTTGTGGCTTTACTTTTTGGTTTGACTCTAAACAGCAATCTCTCTCCTTCATACTTCCCCTTTTAGTAAAACCCTCCCCTGTGCTCCCCATGGAACGAGTGGTATTTTGCTGTTTTGGTATGTACAAATGTTTGCTGTTGAATAACTTCCACTAAATC
Coding sequences within it:
- the LOC118059229 gene encoding uncharacterized protein, yielding MACLKMFNGEQQSFYFSSMDPRISFSNDFADAKKANKYESSYTEAPVSTDFEFSVKNHSMIPADEIFFEGTMLPLKDNSTNQQRKMTLRDELLVDDEYDNAFPAPTISGWWKEKLGLKRGHIAPKKSDRAAGVLDRVVEERPISVHEEGLANKRTQEVLVEGGLSCRDGAMKCYPK